The following proteins are co-located in the Diaphorobacter sp. HDW4B genome:
- a CDS encoding DUF3772 domain-containing protein, translated as MNPSSRFVERPFSFVRLFWHTFWHLCALLALLLGLGIAPAAYSQTQDTPRTPIAAAVNGNGNGSAADAPLPQPDDLRKQLGAIPAQFEESSDARKYLAQLNVIGANADRLAKKRTEELADIDGRLTGLGPAPEKGSPADAPDVAEQRAALNKQRAAIDADLKLARLISVDAEQRSAEILKQRRAQFQAALSARVASPLSPAFWRSWKSSALDDWERLKSLGEDMQLAILDATATSRGRYQLTLFLLAAFALVTGGVWLADRMLLRVLPPRLPQGRLRRTLLASAEVIVNVLIVAVAVKLAWSGLRLDDANDERLHALANVCVKMAAYGTFVVSLGYALLSFKRSSWRLLPISDTLARNLRPYPWWLAASSSLGGLAIEISATAGLSISSEVLIHIAFALLISVITLLGLRQLRELDQPDPGATSDSGSEPQNDPEPAATSFTRPLWFALLSAAAGICVIVILGLLAFGYVALGSTTARQLVWTIVVLATMYLLFKLADDLSEALLSSKGSIGVKLHAGLGLNERLLDQAAVLTSGVLRVALFFYMIIALMAPLGTAPDEVFRRGTSVDHSLKIGDFTIAPQALLTAAAVICLGFLAIHLFKRWLTDRYFPNTTLEPGMRSSISTLTGYVSGVVVIAAALAGLGISVERIAWVASALSVGIGFGLQAIVQNFISGLILLAERPVRVGDWVKLGDTEGDVRRVNVRATEIQLPDRSTMIVPNSEFITKPVRNMTSSGAPGRVLMRLPAPLDTDAERMREIILKAYSEHPAIQDTPAPVVQLEGIQGGTLTFLCIGYIGNPRNTGSVSSDLLFAILKSLREAGLYLSPPATTSVSRPESSQDGDAVVDQLTGAR; from the coding sequence ATGAACCCATCTTCCCGCTTCGTCGAACGGCCCTTTTCTTTCGTCCGCCTCTTCTGGCACACCTTCTGGCATCTCTGCGCGCTGCTCGCGTTGCTGCTGGGTCTGGGCATCGCGCCCGCCGCGTATTCGCAGACGCAAGACACGCCACGCACGCCCATCGCGGCGGCCGTCAACGGTAATGGCAATGGCAGCGCAGCGGACGCACCGCTGCCTCAGCCCGACGACCTGCGCAAACAGCTCGGTGCCATTCCCGCGCAGTTTGAAGAAAGCAGCGATGCGCGCAAATATCTCGCGCAGTTGAACGTCATCGGCGCCAATGCCGACCGTCTGGCCAAGAAGCGCACCGAAGAACTGGCCGACATCGACGGTCGCCTCACCGGCCTCGGCCCCGCGCCGGAAAAAGGTTCTCCAGCCGATGCGCCCGATGTGGCCGAGCAACGTGCTGCGCTGAACAAGCAACGCGCGGCCATCGATGCCGACTTGAAGCTCGCGCGACTGATCAGCGTGGATGCCGAACAGCGCAGCGCCGAAATCCTCAAGCAACGCCGCGCGCAATTTCAGGCCGCGCTGTCCGCACGCGTCGCATCGCCGTTGAGCCCTGCTTTCTGGCGTTCGTGGAAAAGCAGCGCGCTCGATGACTGGGAACGCCTGAAGTCGCTGGGCGAAGACATGCAGCTCGCCATCCTCGACGCGACCGCCACATCGCGTGGACGCTATCAACTGACGCTGTTTTTGCTCGCCGCTTTCGCGCTGGTCACCGGCGGTGTCTGGCTGGCCGACCGCATGCTGCTGCGCGTGTTGCCGCCTCGCCTGCCGCAAGGCAGACTGCGGCGCACGTTGCTCGCCAGCGCCGAGGTGATCGTCAATGTGCTGATCGTCGCCGTCGCGGTGAAGCTGGCCTGGAGCGGCCTGCGGCTCGATGATGCCAACGACGAGCGCCTGCATGCGCTGGCCAACGTCTGCGTGAAGATGGCCGCTTACGGCACTTTTGTGGTGTCGCTCGGCTATGCGCTGTTGTCGTTCAAGCGTTCGTCATGGCGGTTGCTTCCGATCTCGGACACGCTGGCGCGCAATCTGCGCCCCTATCCGTGGTGGCTAGCAGCGTCGTCTTCGCTTGGCGGTCTGGCCATTGAGATCAGCGCCACGGCCGGACTGAGCATCAGTTCTGAAGTGCTGATCCACATCGCCTTTGCACTGCTGATTTCGGTGATCACCTTGCTCGGTCTGCGCCAGTTGCGCGAACTCGATCAACCCGATCCCGGAGCCACCAGCGACTCTGGCAGCGAGCCACAGAACGACCCGGAACCCGCCGCCACCAGCTTCACGCGTCCTCTTTGGTTCGCGCTGCTTTCGGCAGCGGCAGGCATCTGCGTGATCGTGATTCTCGGGCTGCTGGCGTTCGGCTATGTGGCGCTGGGCTCGACGACGGCAAGGCAACTGGTCTGGACCATCGTCGTGCTGGCCACCATGTACCTGCTGTTCAAGCTGGCCGACGATCTGAGCGAAGCGCTGCTCTCGTCCAAAGGCAGCATCGGAGTCAAGCTGCACGCGGGGCTGGGCCTCAACGAACGGCTGCTCGATCAGGCAGCGGTGCTCACCTCCGGCGTGCTGCGCGTGGCGCTGTTCTTCTACATGATCATCGCATTGATGGCACCGCTGGGCACCGCACCCGACGAGGTGTTCCGTCGCGGCACCTCGGTCGATCACAGTTTGAAGATCGGCGACTTCACCATCGCCCCGCAAGCCTTGCTGACGGCCGCTGCCGTCATCTGCCTGGGCTTTCTCGCGATCCATCTGTTCAAGCGCTGGCTCACCGACCGCTACTTTCCGAACACCACGCTCGAACCCGGCATGCGCAGCTCGATCTCCACGCTCACCGGCTATGTGAGCGGTGTGGTGGTGATCGCCGCCGCGTTGGCGGGCCTGGGCATCAGCGTGGAGCGCATTGCGTGGGTGGCGAGCGCGTTGTCGGTGGGTATCGGTTTTGGCCTGCAGGCCATCGTGCAGAACTTCATCTCGGGCCTGATTCTGCTGGCCGAGCGGCCCGTGCGCGTGGGCGACTGGGTCAAGCTTGGCGACACCGAAGGCGACGTGCGCCGCGTGAATGTGCGTGCCACCGAAATCCAGTTGCCCGACCGCTCGACCATGATCGTGCCGAACTCGGAATTCATCACCAAGCCGGTGCGCAACATGACCAGCTCCGGCGCGCCGGGCCGCGTGCTCATGCGCCTGCCTGCGCCGCTCGATACCGATGCCGAACGCATGCGCGAGATCATCCTGAAGGCCTACTCCGAGCACCCCGCCATTCAGGACACGCCCGCGCCCGTCGTGCAGCTCGAAGGCATTCAGGGCGGCACGCTGACCTTTCTGTGCATCGGCTACATCGGCAATCCGCGCAACACCGGCAGCGTGAGCAGCGATCTGCTGTTCGCGATTCTCAAGTCGCTGCGCGAGGCGGGGCTCTACCTCTCGCCACCGGCCACCACCTCGGTGTCGCGGCCCGAGTCATCGCAAGATGGCGATGCGGTGGTCGATCAGCTCACGGGCGCGCGTTGA
- a CDS encoding siderophore-interacting protein has translation MTFPSSQIANETPTNHLQIERVRHPFAARHMQLMAREIVSPGFVRVTLGGADLANFHSAGFDDHVKLLLPAVGQEKPLLPRFVDGRPNFEAGERPTARDFTPVRWDQGKGTMVLEFAMHEAGPAAQWAANAQIGQWVGIAGPRGSMVVPKAFEWHWLFGDASALPAIERRLSELPTEARVTVRVLLDHAADKRALPSAAQVDLQWVDSLQDAAESLAIPEGDGFIWAAGEHNDMAQLRRTFLAKPGVNAKRMRVAAYWKRGEVAHHEELNEG, from the coding sequence ATGACCTTCCCATCTTCGCAAATCGCCAACGAAACTCCCACCAACCATCTCCAGATCGAGCGCGTGCGCCATCCTTTCGCCGCCCGCCACATGCAGCTCATGGCGCGCGAGATCGTGAGCCCCGGCTTTGTGCGCGTCACGCTCGGCGGTGCCGATCTGGCCAACTTCCACAGCGCCGGGTTCGACGACCACGTCAAGCTGCTGCTGCCCGCCGTCGGTCAGGAAAAGCCGCTCTTGCCCCGCTTTGTCGATGGTCGCCCGAACTTTGAAGCAGGCGAGCGCCCGACAGCGCGCGACTTCACGCCCGTGCGCTGGGACCAAGGCAAGGGCACGATGGTGCTCGAATTCGCCATGCACGAAGCGGGCCCCGCCGCGCAGTGGGCGGCCAATGCGCAGATCGGCCAGTGGGTGGGCATTGCCGGCCCGCGCGGCAGCATGGTGGTGCCCAAGGCGTTTGAATGGCATTGGCTGTTTGGCGATGCGAGCGCCTTGCCCGCCATCGAGCGCCGCTTGAGCGAACTGCCCACAGAAGCGCGCGTGACCGTGCGCGTGCTGCTCGATCACGCAGCTGACAAGCGCGCGCTGCCGAGCGCTGCGCAGGTGGATCTGCAATGGGTGGATTCGCTGCAGGATGCTGCCGAGTCGCTGGCGATTCCAGAAGGTGACGGCTTCATCTGGGCCGCAGGCGAGCACAACGACATGGCCCAACTGCGCCGCACCTTCCTTGCCAAGCCCGGCGTGAATGCCAAGCGCATGCGCGTGGCCGCATATTGGAAGCGTGGCGAGGTGGCTCACCACGAAGAATTGAACGAAGGCTGA
- a CDS encoding MarR family winged helix-turn-helix transcriptional regulator: MNAVTVSTQVLDALHNLIFIYRGRMRAEMHRHDDRLNRNSVRCLLFVGHQPLCTHKELTDYLHADKALVARVLTEMEENGWIERVPHPEDRRSRRLQLSEQGKSLFSEMQKARAKIGEQMMQGCPEALQKQLAAQLLQMQANLRASDAPDKPDDSSCEKRGNRRCADGK; the protein is encoded by the coding sequence ATGAACGCAGTCACCGTGTCCACGCAAGTGCTGGATGCCTTGCACAACCTCATCTTCATTTACCGGGGCCGCATGCGCGCCGAAATGCACCGGCATGACGACCGGCTCAACCGCAACTCGGTGCGCTGCCTGCTGTTCGTCGGCCACCAGCCGCTGTGCACGCACAAGGAACTGACGGACTACCTGCACGCCGACAAGGCGCTGGTGGCGCGCGTGCTCACCGAAATGGAAGAAAACGGCTGGATCGAACGCGTGCCCCACCCCGAGGACCGCCGCAGCCGCCGCTTGCAACTCAGCGAGCAGGGAAAGTCGCTGTTTTCAGAGATGCAGAAGGCGCGCGCCAAGATCGGCGAGCAGATGATGCAAGGCTGCCCCGAGGCGCTCCAAAAGCAGCTCGCCGCCCAGTTGCTGCAGATGCAGGCGAACCTGCGGGCGTCGGATGCGCCGGACAAACCGGACGACTCTTCTTGCGAAAAACGAGGAAATCGCCGCTGCGCAGATGGTAAATGA